A window of Streptomyces sp. NBC_01241 genomic DNA:
CGCTGGTCCAGCAGGACAAGGCATGGGTTCCGGCGCACGGCGGCGAGGAGTCGCTCTACCTGCGTCCGTTCATGGTCGCCACCGAGGTCGGCCTCGGCGTGAAGCCCGCCAACGAGTACCTCTTCATCGTCATCGCCTCGCCCGCCGGCGCCTACTTCCCCGGTGGCGTCAAGCCGGTCTCCATCTGGCTCTCCGAGAACCGCGTCCGCGCCGTCCCCGGCGGCATGGGCGACGCCAAGACCGGCGGCAACTACGCCGCGTCCCTCCTCGCCCAGGCCGAGGCCGCCGAGCAGGGCTGCGACCAGGTCGCCTACCTCGACGCGGTCGAGCACAAGTGGGTCGAGGAGCTCGGCGGGATGAACCTGTACTTCGTGTACGGGAACAAGATCATCACCCCGGCCCTGACCGGCTCCCTGCTCGCCGGTGTCACCCGTGACTCGCTGCTCAAGGTCGCCCGCGACCTCGGCTACGAGTCCGAGGAGGGCCGCGTCTCCATCGACCAGTGGCGCGCCGACACCGAGAACGGCAGCCTCACCGAGGTCTTCGCCTGCGGCACGGCCGCCGTCATCACCCCCGTCGGCATCGTGAAGTCCGCGGGCGGCGAGTGGACCCAGAGCGACGGCGCGCCCGGCGAGGTCACGGGGAAGCTGCGTGAGCGCCTGCTGGACATCCAGCGCGGCGTCG
This region includes:
- a CDS encoding branched-chain amino acid aminotransferase, whose amino-acid sequence is MTTPTIELKPSSNPLSDAEREAILVKPGFGRYFTDHMVTIRWTEGRGWHDGQLVPYGPLSLDPATTVLHYAQEIFEGLKAYRQPDGSVATFRPEANAKRFQASAHRLAMPELPVETFIEACDALVQQDKAWVPAHGGEESLYLRPFMVATEVGLGVKPANEYLFIVIASPAGAYFPGGVKPVSIWLSENRVRAVPGGMGDAKTGGNYAASLLAQAEAAEQGCDQVAYLDAVEHKWVEELGGMNLYFVYGNKIITPALTGSLLAGVTRDSLLKVARDLGYESEEGRVSIDQWRADTENGSLTEVFACGTAAVITPVGIVKSAGGEWTQSDGAPGEVTGKLRERLLDIQRGVAEDTHGWMHPLG